The following proteins are encoded in a genomic region of Xenopus laevis strain J_2021 chromosome 3L, Xenopus_laevis_v10.1, whole genome shotgun sequence:
- the faxdc2.L gene encoding fatty acid hydroxylase domain containing 2 L homeolog (The RefSeq protein has 1 substitution compared to this genomic sequence), with protein MGEGEASRPAERRRQDGQVWDSVKKTAFVLGTGLLIFAAFRNSVTWHLQQFWGASGDFWQSQWGKLHGFFDGNQLTLFCLGTMLIPTLSFWIFNAILMLIDLTGKPYFITKYRIQLGKNEPVDPVKLRQALITVLVNQVFLSFPMIVLMYPIMLWRGNPCGPELPTFHWVLLELSVFALVEEILFYYSHRLVHHPLLYKRIHKKHHEWTAPVGVVCLYAHPLEHIFSNMLPSMVGPMIMGSHVATTMLWFALALITTTISHCGYHLPFLPSPEFHDFHHLKFNQCYGVLGVLDHLHGTDQMFKQTKAHERHVLLMSLTPLSQSIPDNPKKC; from the exons ATGGGAGAAGGTGAGGCCTCCCGTCCTGCAGAACGTCGGCGCCAG GATGGCCAGGTGTGGGACTCTGTAAAGAAGACGGCTTTTGTTCTGGGCACTGGGCTTCTCATCTTTGCTGCCTTCAGGAATTCTGTGACATG GCACTTGCAGCAGTTTTGGGGAGCCTCTGGAGACTTTTGGCAATCGCAGTGGGGGAAGCTGCACGGTTTCTTTGATGGAAATCAACTGACATTGTTCTGTTTGG GCACCATGCTGATCCCCACTCTTTCTTTCTGGATCTTCAATGCTATTCTGATGCTTATTGACCTGACTGGAAAGCCATACTTTATCACCAAATACCGGATCCAGCTTGGGAAGAATGAGCCA GTGGATCCAGTCAAGCTCCGACAGGCTGTGATCACTGTGCTTGTCAATCAGGTCTTTCTCTCCTTTCCCATGATTGTGCTCATGTATCCCATCATGCTCTGGCGAGGAAACCCCTGTGGCCCTGAGCTACCCACATTCCATTGGGTCCTTCTGGAACTCTCAGTCTTTGCGCTGGTTGAAGAAATTCTCTTTTATTATTCACACCG GCTGGTCCATCACCCTTTGTTATACAAGCGCATCCACAAGAAGCACCATGAATGGACGGCACCTGTAGGAGTGGTGTGTCTGTATGCGCATCCCCTGGAGCATATT TTTTCCAACATGCTGCCCTCCATGGTCGGTCCTATGATAATGGGATCTCACGTTGCCACGACCATGCTGTGGTTTGCCCTGGCTCTGATCACCACTACCATCTCACACTGTGGCTACCACCTGCCTTTTCTTCCGTCTCCAGAATTCCACGATTTTCACCACCTCAA GTTTAACCAGTGCTATGGAGTACTTGGGGTATTGGATCATCTGCATGGAACAGATCAGATGTTTAAGCAAACCAAGGCTCATGAAAGACACGTTTTATTAATGAGCCTTACGCCACTAAGTCAGAGCATTCCTGACAACCCTAAGAAATGCTAA